In the Helianthus annuus cultivar XRQ/B chromosome 11, HanXRQr2.0-SUNRISE, whole genome shotgun sequence genome, one interval contains:
- the LOC110888042 gene encoding protein ALP1-like gives MKFMRSLDCTHWEWATCPTAWKWQHHRGDHEGPTLILQALVSQDLWIWHAYFGMTGAKNDIVFLQSSGLLNDVIDGVVPSTSFYANDVEYKYGYYLVDGVYPEWATLVKSLSCPNDEKRLYYKKKQESARKDVERAFSVLKKRWSIIAQPSRILEKSKKRNITYTCIILHNMILEDSGRAFCGESYEEDNQPTNPLLTYAKKEVIQVSIRDRDTHHNLRADLTKHLWFYREQEGDGAYFF, from the coding sequence ATGAAGTTTATGCGTAGTCTTGATTGCACGCACTGGGAATGGGCGACATGTCCAACCGCTTGGAAATGGCAACACCATCGTGGTGACCACGAGGGTCCTACCCTAATATTACAAGCGCTCGTGTCTcaagatttatggatttggcatgcgTACTTTGGCATGACCGGTGCAAAGAATGACATTGTTTTTTTACAATCTTCGGGTCTTTTGAACGATGTCATAGATGGTGTTGTGCCAAGTACTTCATTCTATGCAAACGACGTGGAGTATAAGTATGGGTACTATCTTGTCGACGGTGTTTATCCGGAGTGGGCAACGTTGGTGAAAAGTCTTTCGTGTCCAAATGACGAGAAAAGATTGTATTACAAGAAGAAACAAGagtcggcaagaaaagatgtcgAGCGGGCTTTCAGTGTATTAAAAAAGAGATGGTCTATTATTGCTCAGCCGTCGAGAATACTTGAAAAGAGTAAAAAGAGAAACATCACGTATACGTGCATCATCTTGCATAACATGATATTGGAGGACTCGGGCAGAGCGTTTTGTGGAGAAAGTTATGAGGAAGATAACCAACCGACGAACCCACTACTCACATACGCTAAAAAAGAAGTTATCCAAGTGAGTATACGTGACAGGGACACACACCATAACCTTCGAGCTGATCTGACCAAGCACCTATGGTTTTATCGTGAACAAGAAGGAGACGGCGcgtattttttttag